agcatgctttgtcctcactcgcacgcttacTGGGAAAACTTCAcagaaggtcacccatcatgagactactccaggtcaaacatgcttaactttggagttctcaagtgatgggctaccgaaaagaagatgcatcttattggcataggtagtacccatcaatccatttaagccatcttcaactgtgtagtcccatacttacacagtcttagaatcatcacacttaaccttccccggGAGATGTGGGATGGCACAACTTTACCCCATCTTTCCCCCTAcagatcacgggatactgactgtcacaaaaACTACTTGCTGGTGTTCATGGAGTTTTCTCCTTGCTGAGTTTGCGGTGGCTGTTTACGGAAGCTGAAGCTCGCCTGTGCCGTGGGTTGCCTGAGAAGGAGGGGATCTTATCGCATGCGAAGAAGAGAGCAagtagtatttttgaaaaaaaaacttttgtgTTGTACAAAAGTTATTTTTGCCGTGTAACagtaaaatgttaattttaatggTATTTGGTTATTTTAGAAAATCctctattttaatttaaaataaattttatgtTACATTTTTTTATCTGTGCCTAATATTGAACTACAAAATTGTGTGACCCTTAatactcatttatttatttttgaaggggAACCACACTACTCATttataaatcttaaaaaaaacaaaaaatatattttttctaactttgtcttttgtaaaaaaatattatctgtttggaccttatattttaaaatattaaaatattctaaaaatatttaaaatattatctgtttggaccttatattttaataaattaatttttggatcCTATATTTTGGCAAACTATATTTTGAACtatgtgttttataaaatagttcaaatagaatcctaaactcaattttgataaacaaaaaatcaaatatgaaaacACAATTGTTAGAtagaataaatatatttttgttctgagtaaTTAATTTAGTGAATTTTTTATGatcttaatttaattatattttttttatcaaaattgagtttataaatttatttgaactattatataaaatatggtataaaaaataatttgtgaACATTAGTAATAAAACAAGACAAGGCCTAAGACCATCTCCAACGTCACTTCATTATAAATCTACTTTAACTTCATTTTTTCACATTTTCCACTTTAAATTACTATTTCATCTCCAATCACTacttcaaattttaattaaaaaaagaatatccattttttaattctttttaatCATCAATAAATGCTTTAACTAATAATAATCTTATATATTaacattaatatataattaagtaatgattttaaattaaaaaaaataaaaaattagtaatGAACTTAACTTAAATTGCTACATTATAAAAATTAAGcattacatttttaaaaaaaataaacattacatttaatataaataaacaaaaaaatacaaataataattatacactaattttttaaattagtaAATTTTTCCCACAGTAAACTGTTAATTTCAtttcatattttaaatttatgtttttaatattattgtattcccaaaaataaattaatttttgtgtagtataatttttatttattcttataaTGTTGgtgtatattttaaaaattaaaactaacaaaaaaattaatataagtttaattgaattaatatatttaataaagaaTAGATATGTAATTATTAATTAGATCTAGGAATATATGGGTAATTTTACCCTTGCATCacatcaaaataaaaataaagataaagtTAGTGTTAGTAGGGAAAATTTGGCATTTTTGAAGTTGATGTTAGTTTTGATGCATAGGTTGGAGATGCCCAAGGATACTTCAATTTTTTAACGGGAGCACTCGTGATATGCCAATTTCACTTGCCGCCGTCTTTGTGGGTTGCTCTGTCTGAGTTTGAGTTTCGCTTCTTCTGCCATAAACTACTCTCATCCATTTTTAGGTTCCCAAGCAAAGAAGCCGTATAAGAAGAGAAAATCATGAAATTTGCGGTTAAGGCGTGGAGCAGTGGAAAAGCAAGGACAGGGATACTCCAACTGGGCAATTGCCCCGGTTCAATAGAGACCCCTGCTCTTCTCCTCTCCACCCGTAAAGGTCTTCCCCATTTTATCCCCCCTGATCTTCTTCCTTCTCTTCCTTCCCCTCATTCCCATCTCCTCCAAGTTAGCCCACTTCACTTGTGAGTGTTATAAACTTCATACCCTTTTGTTCTTTCAttatttattactattgtttTTGTTGCTGAGCTTGTTGATAATGTGGGTGTAGTTCAACTGTTTGTGAAATTGTTTCTGAGATAGGCAATGACACTAAAACTTGAAGATGTTGTATGCCCACTTGATTGATTACATGCTACTTTGCAATCCAACATAGGAAAAAAGAAACCAATTATGCAATTTTCTGATTTGCAGGGATGTTTATTTTATTGTTTGTTGTTGATTGATTAGCTAAGGGAATGGTCTGTTTGTATTGCTTGCTTATGCAGCTTGGAAGGCCTATCACTAAAAACAATATCAAGCCTTGGAGGATTGAACCAAATGCTTGGTTTGCCGGACTATGCATTTGCTGCTGTAGCCAGGGACTCTATACAAAGTCTTCCAGAATATAGTTCCACTAATAAAATCGGAGCATCTTTTGAGACTCGTTGCGGTCGATGTTTGGTAATTGGCGCTTGTTGCTTCTTGAATGCATTTAATTTCACTCGAGATTTTTGTtctttgtaaatgttttgttgAAGTTACGAAATGTTAATATCCTTGCAGATTAAACCTGTAGATTATGTTGAAATGATTAGTTGCATGAGGCCTAACGTATGGGCCACTTTGGCAGATGAAGTTCCTGTATGGGTATCAGAGAAGAGAAACAAGACCTCTGTGGATCGAACTGTGAAATGGCTTGATGAATGCATTGCGTTAAGCTCGGTAACGGACTCCGAATGTTTTTTTTGTTATGTCGTTGGCTGTTTTGTTTAATTCCAGTTTAGAAATAGCAAAGGCAATGACTAAAGATGTTCATCGAGAGTTCAAAGTACTAATTAGTTGGGATTAAGACTTAGTTGAATTGAGCTTACAATTTTCCTCAGcaatagatttttttaaaaaaaaaaagttagatgTGGTTAATATGGAAAATTATTAAACCTTTAGAATGTAGGCAGGTGGAGCTATTCTTGGATCCATCGTTGGAGGCTCTGATGTTGAAGAACGTGAACGATGCGCACAAGAGGTATCCAGGAGAAGCGTTTCAGGTCCCAAATTTTCTAGTTTTTGGAAATAATTTACTTAAGAGATTACACAACTTTTTGATTTATAATATTCTTCTTTACATACTTCCAACAAGCAATTAGTAGCCGTAGTTGCTAATGATCATCTAATTCTGAAAAAAGCATGTTAattacaaattatatatatagtaaCTTTGTAATTTATAGATCACAACAATTATATCATGATGCCATTTTTTGTTTGCATAATAACATGCTCTTATTCGTTTTTGTGGTTAGCTTATCTATAATATACATGATTGTTCATATAGATGAGAAGAGATGAAGACATTCTACATATTTCTTTCTTTGTTAAATGTTATTGAAGTTTAGAATTAGTTACAGCAAGCACTTTCCGAGGTTGCAAAAGGGTATTTTTCAATGAGCAATAATGCCTTGAATGACTTTGACTAGATAACCTTAATCTCCTAACCATAAAATTAAAACCTTCTGTCGATAGTTTTTAGTGTTTTCCCATTTAAGCTGTCATTCTTTTGTCCTGTGAAATCTTTTTTAATGTAAAATGATCTTAATTATTTTTCCCTGCAGGTTATTTAATTGGAGGCTTTGGACTTGGAGAGAGCATGGAGGAGCGCCCTGCTCTTCTGAATGCTGTAACTGTATGACTTGTTTCTTAAACTCAATTTCTGTGAGGGTTTTGTCAATATGCATTAGTTTGTGTTTAAAATATCtgttaattatatttttctcacggAAAAATGTACTTGGTGATATATTAATTTTAGAAGATAATGCGGTTgggtttgtttatttattttatttttgtcactttttaaaaataaataaataaaaattgaaaggCTGATGATGATGAAACATATCAAATGGCTCTCTATACTTCAAGATGTAATATAGCAAGTCAGCAGGAAGTACAATTTATGCTTTATTGATAGCTAAAGATGTCTAATTCTTCTACAACATGCTCAGAATATGCTACAAAAGGAGAAGCCGCGTTTTGTCTGTGGGCTTGGACTTCCAGGTACCTAGTTCAGTGTTTTTAAATATATACAATTGTTGCTTTTCCACATTACGACATCAGAGTTGAACTTCCATACTAGCAAGAAATTTTTTTATGGTTTAAAGAACATGCACTATTTGGACCTCTACAGAACCTATGACTTCATCCCTTCATAATTTTTATAGGGAGTTAGTCTGtaatagtattcactatctactCAGTCTGATATAAAGTTCATTTTTTATCTTTCAGAGGAGGTTTTGCAGGGAGTCGCCGCAGGCATTGATATTTTCGACTCTGAGTATGTTGTCCTTTCAACTGCATATCATATTATATTCATGTTTCTTTCTGCTGCCTTGCTTGGCCAGACTCAGATGATTTAATTGACTATTTTGCAGGTATATATACCATCTAACCCTTGGAGGCATTGCACTTACATTTCCACCTTTTGAAGCTGACATTACTACTACTGATTTTCAGCCTAGTTATATTGGAGTTGAACAGACCAAAATTAATTTGAGAGCAACAATATACAGGTACTGAAACTTCACATTGCTACTTTCAAAGTTTCAATAGGAGCCACTTTGGTATTGCTATGttatttaaacattttttttactcTGATTAAGCTGGCTGCAAAAGATGTAAAACTAAGAGAGAAAAGGTAGATTTCAGAGTTAGGGAGAGGAGAAAAATCTTAGAGAGATAAACTGAATAGTTTATAAATTTTTGTCAAGTCTGACACTACTTATATAAttgaaagataaataaataaagaaaaccctttattttattaatatcataGAATTCAAATCTCTCCCCTACCACACGCTCACACACTCCAATCCTAACCAAACAAACTAAAACTCTTTTttactcaaaataaaataaagctgattctaattgataataaaaagaaattattacattataattatatattgtttAGTATCAAAAAGGTTACAGTTGTGTATAGTTGTAAGATTATATGCTAAATTTGTTTCACTCACTTCTGATATATTTGAGTATTTGACCAAACAACCTGCTTCCAAACATTGTATTTTTTGGACACTTGATTTTGAAAATATGGACATAAAGCAGGATTTTTAAATGTAACTGAAATGATCTTACAATCAGAATCATGGCTGTAAATGCAAATGTATGCTGATCCAATATTTGGTGTTTGTAGTTTGTAGTTTCATGTTTATTGGTTTTCAGTTCCTGGGTACTGACAGTATAAATAGTAGAGGGACTTGAGTGGACCCAAGGATTCTATAGTTTCTAATTTCACTCGTTAGAAATTATTTGTGCTTTGCAACATATCAAAAAGTATGGCTTATAGTATATTCCTATTTGGTTGTATATCTCATATAAATATTGGTACATGTTTCTAATTCAGGAAAGATACATCACCAATTTTAAAAATTTGTGGCTGCTATACATGCCAGAATCACACAAGAGCTTACATCAATCACCTGCTCAATGTTCACGAAATGCTTGCTCAGATTCTGCTAGAAATGTACTTGTCTCTTCTGGTTTTGTCCTTCTAATTAAtggtttataatttattttaacttcaacagaaataaattattttgttgttgatgCTGCAGACATAACACTCATCATTATCTAACTTTCTTCAAGTCAATAAGAGAAGCAATCAAAGCTGGTGACTTTGACAAATTTCGACAGAGATATATTGAGAGTGGGCGTGAATGTGATGATGTTGTAGATGCTGTTGCTGCTGTATGCGTTTGAGCTAGGTCAGTCTTGACTTTTTTGGGACTTCCTTAAAATTGTATTTAAGGGATtgtaatttttgaataatttttaaatttgaacaaaattatatattttaatttttttttataatataattaagtCTTTAGGCTAAGGGTGCCTTGGCTTGGGCCATTGAGCCGACCCTTTTGAGCTCaatatttctttactcaaaatTGTAATTTAGACAACAATCAAGAGTGAGAGGTATAGTTGCAACAGAGTTCATTTCAGAACCATGGAGAGTGTTTGTCACCctaactaaaaaactgttttttgaaaacaagttaaAAACAAGTTGGGAggtgtttgaggttatttttataagacagttttaaaaaaaaaaagttaaaaaaaagttgttttatgttgttctcaaattttttttttgtctattttttttttctcacatcattttttttaattattattatctaacatcatttTCCCTCTCATTAGTTTATCTCATTAGTTtatctcttcattttctctttcatcactttCTCTTTTCACTTTCTTGCtattttctcttttctctctttctatcttttcattttttctttcaccATTTTCTCTTTCTTTATGTTCTCTTGCATCGCTTATTATATCATCATTTTCTTTTTCATCACTTACTATATCACTACTTTATCTCTCATTACTTAATATATCCTCATTTTCTtcttcatcattttttctctcaCTATTTCCTCTTTCATTATTTTTTCTCTATTCACTTCTGTCTCTTCACTTTTTTTCTCATCAccttctctcattttttcttggatcaatttatctcttttcaatttctatttcttcaaattttctctctttatttttcgttattttttttttcaaattattttatctcattatttattgcaaacttttaaaaaaaaattctctttgtaaatatatttgttaattttttatttaagatttaaaaaaaaataaaactaaaaaaatggtttttagaaaacattaaccaaacacctcttgttttttttaaactataaaatctgttttctgttctcatttctgaaaacacaacttttaaaacaaaaaacagaaaacaatgccaaataAGCCCATGaggtttttcttttgtctttttaGAAAATTCTCTTTTCTGTGTTACAAACAGTTTAGTATGTTTAGCTTCAAAATTTGAGTGGTCGCTGAAAACATGATTTTCCGTTAGTATATTATGATCAAAACCAAAACGAATGATTCCTCAATTACCAGTTCCTGTTACAAAATAAACTACAATTAGCCTATTAAGAGATTATAACTGCACAGGATAAACATTTAGCCTATTAAGAGATAATAATTGCACAATACAAAATTGCTTCAATATAGCATGCCCCCAAATAGTaagcaaaaaataaaaagttaagAAAGGTCAAGAAGCTCATTTATCATTTAGCCTATTAAGAGATAATAATTGCACAATACAAAATTGCTTCAATATAGCATGCCCCCAAATAGTaagcaaaaaataaaaagttaagAAATGTCAAAAAGCTCATTTATTGGTGTACCTTTCTAGGTCTAAGGCTCAAACGATCGACCTCTTGTTTAAATGTGGCATACTTTTCTAGGTCTAAGGCTCTTTTCTTATGTCACACCACCCATGCTTGAAGTCAATGTTCAAACTGGAATTTCACAGTTGAGTGAGTACCCACCTTGTTGTAGTAACTCCATGCAAACACATCAAAATTTAGGGTTTGATTGGTATCCTATTAGGATCTAATTTTATGTTTTCAAATCCTTAAAATTAATGGGACCCATTATAATTAGTGATTCGTAGTTTGTTTTtgaaaattaaattcaaatttgTATCCAAAATTTGTTAAGGAAAATAGAAAACGAGAAAAACTCGTTTTCTcagttttgtaaaattattttccaaaatcCAACATATTTTAGTTtctattatattttcaaatttaataccaatcacagatttaattttttaaaactcaaaaacagtttactgacattaaaccaatcacattttcagaaacatatttttagtcactaaatttagattttcatttcagaatcccactttttaaaaaaatacagttttctagtCGCGAACCAATCATACCCTTAGCTTTCAGGTTTTTGCGAAAACCTTCCCATCTTTAACTTTTTTGAGAGGTCTCTAGGATCAATGACCAACTCTTCAAGCTCATCAAAGAGTTCAACTCGAAAATCTTGCTGAGGGTCCAGCTCTGGGTTTTATTTTTCTCTGATGTCCTCATTTGCAATCAGCATCATTTGTTGTTTCAGCTACGTTATTGTTCGTAGTGAAGTGTTATAATATTAACGTGCTTCCTTTTGTTCACCATGCATGCTAGCGGTTCCTCTGGGAGTCGGAAACTTGATTATCAAATGGTAAATTG
The Humulus lupulus chromosome 6, drHumLupu1.1, whole genome shotgun sequence DNA segment above includes these coding regions:
- the LOC133782340 gene encoding uncharacterized protein LOC133782340, producing MKFAVKAWSSGKARTGILQLGNCPGSIETPALLLSTRKGLPHFIPPDLLPSLPSPHSHLLQVSPLHFLEGLSLKTISSLGGLNQMLGLPDYAFAAVARDSIQSLPEYSSTNKIGASFETRCGRCLIKPVDYVEMISCMRPNVWATLADEVPVWVSEKRNKTSVDRTVKWLDECIALSSAGGAILGSIVGGSDVEERERCAQEVSRRSVSGYLIGGFGLGESMEERPALLNAVTNMLQKEKPRFVCGLGLPEEVLQGVAAGIDIFDSEYIYHLTLGGIALTFPPFEADITTTDFQPSYIGVEQTKINLRATIYRKDTSPILKICGCYTCQNHTRAYINHLLNVHEMLAQILLEIHNTHHYLTFFKSIREAIKAGDFDKFRQRYIESGRECDDVVDAVAAVCV